ACGCTTCCCCATTATAATCTTAACCTTTGTATCTATCTCTCTCAAAAGACGATGAGAGTAACAACTGTTGAAAAGCAAATTCTCAAATGTATCTAAGCTTATGCATACATTGGATAAAAACTGAATCTTAAATTAGGGCAGTGAGTTTTGCAACATCCTGGTGCTGCATATATTGTCACACTTTTAAAAGTTGTATATCTCAGATATATTGGGaatttaattagttttatgTCATTTTCGTagggcaatttagtagagaTTTAGCACATAAAAGAAGATGTGGGAATCAGTACAATTAACCTAATAGTGATTTGGTTCAATGTAAAGACTACTGCTAGGGCACTCAAgtcattttcttaatttatgcGCATATATATTATACGTAACCAACACATGTTTTCAAATGATGTTAGTGTTCAAGCTCTGCTGATATTTTATTCtgttcattttgattttgtttttcagtTGTGGTTATAGGATTGTtttgtctatttttttttcttttttttttcccctatGTACAACTTTTCTAAAATTCAACTGTTCTCAATTTGGTTATTTGAACTGAGGCCTGTTAGGCTGTGCCTTTGGAAGGTCTCATTGCTTTTAAAGTTGAATGGTGCTAACTGAATATAATGCGTTCATTCTTCAGTGTGTGTGAGCGTatgtgtatgcagtgtatgtgAGTGCATGCCGTGTGTGCAGTGTGTCACTTGGGCTGTTGGCTTTTTGAGGTATGTTCATTTATAGAGATTTTGTAACTGTATTGTTGAATTTTTAATGTATGCTTGGATTTTAAAGGGGCACCATATTTATGGGTTGTTGTACGATTCTAGGGAGATATAGGGGATTGAGAGGTCATGCTAAGGAGAATATATTACTTGCCACAAAGGAATATACTTCATATAATAGCAATGTGATGATGTGTGGCATGCTTTAACTAAGGGATATTTTTGTGTAGTAAGAAAGCCATATAGAgtcacatttttgttttttcttttttttttggatttggtAACTGAAATTTTGTGTGAACTAATGTTTCTTCTGTTTCTTAAGGAAACATAACTTTTTTGGAAACCATCTCTTTCTAATCAAAGACGTTTAGTTTCTTCCCATTCATTGTACAATGTATTTATATGCCAGCTCActtgaatgtatataaaaaaaactatttgttcataattgtgttgaatttattcaacttaaatgtgttttattcatCCGATTACACCTGAAACAACAGgttcccgcagcaacgcgcggacATATTTTCTCGTCAATTCTAAAGTTGGTGGGCAATTGGCCTGTTCATGGCTACAGTCAAGAAAATGCCACTCGATTTCACTCTACTTAAAAAAAGGCCAGCCAAATTAGGCTGGGTTGGGAGGGTAATTCTCAAAAATTCAGAAGGTGATTTTGTCTGTATGGTTTAGCACGGAGCCACTCGATTTCATGCTATTTACAACAATACCAGCCGAATGGAGCTGGATTGGGAATGTAATTCTCAAAAGTTCCAGAGGGTAATTTTGTTCGTTTGGTTTAGCACGGATTGCTAGGTTACACGCGTGCGctccctcttcctctctctcctacGTGAGCcctctctcatctctcacttTTCCTGTTTCTGTCCTCCTCAATCCCTAGCAGCCACAATTCCATCTCTTCCGTTTCTTTCATCCCAAAACGGAAGAAATATGGAAAATCAGGGTGTTCGTCACTGGAATTTCCAATGGGGaagtttcctggccgacgagcacacagctccccgagaggttggcgccggttgatacttcctgtcgggcttctgcttgttggggggcttgtcgggcaagacttgtcaggcaaggctgaaagagaaagacaaagttAACTCTGAaaagtgcctttgtggggccttaggtgtaggccttgaggctcacaatcaaaattaactttaggtgctcaggcatgccactgccatctttagcatggtaGATGTAAAACATATGTTGAGTTTAATTATATTTGCCCGAGCCACCAAGTTTAGCTATGAAATGTGCCTTtttagggccttaggtataggccttgaggctcgcaatcaaaaccaaccaagtactcgaacatataGAGGTTGTTTCATTGTTGCAGAAGTATTATGACTGTTATACTTTAATCACCCGAGCCCGACGAacagaatgaacccaaataggtgcatttgtagggccttaggtataggccttgaggcttcccatcagaattaattcaatactcaaacgttctatgacaatcataatataacagagataaaactaagaaataggtcgattacttgcgccccaagtaacttcggactttttattatcaaaaactgtcgtggatgggttaagtccacataaggttcttttttatgccttgagatcaaggacttttgaaTAATTAATCTTGTATGCCTGAGAGGTTAGAACTTAGATATTCCAACTTATCTTTTGCATGGTTGGGCACTGTTAACCCGATCGGATTCAAGAACTGAGaagtcttttaatcataaacttgctagaaataacttggatacaaatggaagtatacaacatattactaGATCTATGAATGAAAAAGACAGAACAAAGAGGGTCGTgcaaggtttcaccttgtcgggcaaggctgatcgtcttgcaacttcctatcttttgtgatttacaaagggTTTGAGAGCTAAAAAAGGGAGATTGGGAGATGATTTTACAGGaaagaatcgatactacaacaagatttagacaaggtagcagagcttttacaaaggcttttagtgaaggttgatcccgaaagggatgaaggcttgatgCTGACTACAACTTCGTTTGCAAATCTAGCTTTGAGCAGaatttgtgtatttgtttgtttgtttgagtgtccttatctttgatttctctttcttcttttatagacgaTTTGGCTTGGCCTCATGTAACATTTAATCTTGTCCGAATGTAacttgaagggtagtgactcatcagctatttacttgtactgtcattgtaaagtacttttgggttgattagctggctggtctacaccacttgacttctaggtaggtgagcaagtggctcAAATGATCTGCACTTAATCGAAAAAGGGcattttctgccttctgggcttcggCTGAACTTCAGGTTTCTTTTCTTCTAGACCTTCTTTTGGGCTTAACTAcattttgagcccaaagttaaGTTTTAACCTGACATAGGGCTCTTCCATTTGCTTCCACGGATTTCTCGAGCTCCAGATTGCTAGCCTCCGTATGAAggttcgtctctctctctcacttttttttttcaattcgtgATCGAATTTTCTTTCCAAGAATgtttgatctattgccttcgGAAAGAATGCCCTGCATTTTtctgcctttttctttttagtgattttttttcctGATGAGAATGCAAGTTTTGGATTTATTGATCTTCGATTCCGCCTCCCCTCTCCTCTACCTGACCCTcctcttctccctcctcctcttcctctcctACTTCTTCTTTCTCACTCCCAATTCCCTCTTCCTCCAGACCTCACTTTCCATTTCCCCAAAAGTTCCTTCGGTTCTGCATCAACACGCGGTTGCTCTCGGCAGTTGCCCAAAGTTTCGAATTTTGAGCCCTGATGAGATCAAGATTTCGGTCTGGAATCATACAGTTAACTCATTCGTAGTGGGAGGTATGTGGGTTTTCCCCTGTTTCTCATCCTTTTGCTCTAATTTGGGGCAAAACTGTAGAATTCTATGCATCTCTGTGTGTGTCTTGGTGTAATTTATGTGTAGTCTATCAATTTTTGGTGGAGATACTGAACATTTCGGCTTTGTTTCTATAGTTTGTATTCTAGATTTGCAATTTATATGAtatgttggtgatttgtttgcTTTTCATCCTTCCGGAGCAATAACATTACAATTTCGATTTTTGGCATCGGATATCATAGGAGTTTACTTACATGAATTTGTTTTTAGCAGTTGTTAATTAGAATTGGCTAATTCTTTtactaagaatttttttttactcacTCTGTTGGTTCTTCTTCATATAAGTACATAGAAAACGCATCAAAGACTGATTAGAATTAGTTAGCTTATGGGTGTGTTAACATGTTTAAGTAGTAGTACTTAAACTCAAAAGATGCTGGAGTGTTTCTTTCATTAATAATTTGTATTGAACTCAGCATTTCATAAGAGTCGAACCTGAGAGCTTTGTGGAAAGGAATAAAACAAGATCGTACCATTTTATGTATGTTTGATTACATTGCTTATAATTAGTAATAATTACATTTTATGGACATTGTAGCTTTCATGGAGTTCCTTGCTCAAGCATGTGTGAAGaggctattttttttccttctggtTTGTTCACTGTTCAGTTGTGGTTCAGTTCTCCACCTTTTGGTTGGAGTACAACAGAtgcttttaaattattaaattaggaGAGCTAAGAAGATATTTTGTGCTAATTGCTATTTGATAACTCTGGTTTTCTCTTTTGGCTACCACCTTGctctctctccatttctcttttTCCTCCTGCTCTGCTGGTTTTTCTGTGTTACAACCTCTCTGCAAAAACCAGACTGTATGTGTTTTGCATGTATTTGTTCATGCTTCTATTGTTTGTTGTTGTGGTGGTGACCCTGTGAATGGAATTCTCAGTTATCTATTCCTCTAGAATTATACATGATGCATCTGATTTTTGTTCATCGACAGATGATGCCACATGCTTGAGATTTTTATGCCATCACTCTGTTGGTTCTTTTGTGATTGTTATTGATTGTTTTAAAATGTGTATGATGTGTGTGATGCGCAAATTAGAGCAGAGGTTTCTACATGTGGTTTTAAATTGAGCAGAGgcgataattttttttattagagaaGGAATCATTGAGGTCACTTTAGAAAATGGATGGGTGTCTGGTTATTTTGTCATTTGAGTGGTGTAGCTTTGTTATGATCTCTGTTCCGGCACTGTGTGATTAGTGTTAATGGTTTTTCAACACTGTTTGTAACCTATTATTTTCGTTGTTGTCATGTAACTTAGTGTTGATGGCTGTGTTTGTGATTTTCAGAAATTTGGATCGTTAGAGGGAGTCTTAGTATCACCGTTCTGCGACGGATTAAGTTTATGTCACGGCCTCAATACATTTTATGGGTGGAGATGAGTGGTACAATTTTTTGGTTTTAGcacatttttgtgtttgttggAAGGTCTCAATTACTTTTTTTAGATAATCTATGGTCTCAGATGGAAGAGTTGAATGCAAAACAGGTCATGATGACAAATGATACGTTCCCGTTATTAGTTGCTTTTCTTTCGTGAAATGTAATTTTGTCGTAGATTAAGTTTGTTGCACCATCACAGATTAAGTTCATTGCACTGTCACAGATTGAGTTCATTGCACTGTTACAGATTGAGGTACTTTTCCTGTGTCCGTTTGTTTGCGCTTTGAATTCTTACTCTGAATCTCATTTTTGCAGTTTAGATTGGACTAGCATTGCAACATTGTGATCTACTCTTGCTGCTGCCTTTGATCTTGGGGTTCGGAGCGATTGCACTTGAATCAAGGCTCTGGTAGTGAACTTTCTCATTCTTCCCGAAGTGCTTTAATATGTGTTGTTGATAACTGCGCTCTCTCAATGAACCAGAAATATTTTTAGACAAATCACAACTTCCATATTTAAGAAAATGAGTGGCTTTTTAACAATGCATGAATGTAGCTTACATGTTCAGAAAAATTCATGGATATTTACATTCAACCCGCAAGTATCATTAACtcataaaaaattaagtttaattcaTGGATGTTTACATTGAACCCACAAGAATAtcataaaaaattatgttttgtattttctttatcGCGTGTCGCTTCAAATTTTTATCTAAAACATTGTCGAAATGCTTATTGGTTACTTTTTATGTCCTTCTGTTCATTCATGATTGTGTTGAATTTACTTAGGTCCCGCCGCAACGCGCGGGCCTATTTTCTAGTTTAAACTAAAGTAAAGAAAAGTTAGAAAACTGATTAACAGGAAGAAAGGAAAATACTTCAGACTTCGGACTCTTCACAGTTAGCGGTAAGAAGACGAAGCAACACAGACTCGACCTCCTTATAAATGTCAAATCTGTTCTTCCAATCTCTTATTTTTGGATCAGGTTCTCCGGTCTGCTAAAAGGCTCTTCGATTTATTCAATTAGTCACTCATGTGTTTGGACGACGGCGATGTTGCTGTGCAGAGACAGTGAGTTGTGACAGAGCAGGAGAGTTTCAGGTACCAACTAGCTGCCCAACGCCCATCTAGGCCGCCCAAGTACCTGCCTAGGCCGACCAACGACCGCCTAATTCTTTTTCCGATTTTTCTTTCGATTTTGGTTAAATCCCAACGGCTAACCATCACCCAGCACCTAGGTGCCGCCTAGGTCGATTTTTTAAAacactgatatatatatatatatatatatatatatatatatatatatatagatttttCCTCGCGTTacactataaaaaaataaaataaaacaacaacaacaacaacaatgctaAGTTCTAGGTAAATGACTCAAAAGAATTATAAGTATGAGATTGAGGTGGGTCCTGACACAAAGACTACTTCCCTGTCATGTTCATCTACCTAAATTTGAAATCTTTTTGTAGTGGCGTTTAAAAATTCCCTCAGAGTGAGAGCTTTTCTCTTCTTGAGAGTTTCCCATCTTAAAACTTCTTCCTTTCTTCAGAAAGGATTTgaccaaacaaaagaaaagtgaTATCTTTTCCACCAAGAATTTAGAATTATTATAAAGGAATAGATTCATATGTTGTCGTCAGACAAATAAAAATacgtttttctttttaatacatcgatatttttacactaagagatCGATAGCCACACATAATTGAtaacttaatttggtatcgaatttgccATCCACGAATTCGAACCTAAGAACTGTCACTTCCAAGTAAAAAGGAATATCATTAAACTGTAGTACTGAGTAGCATAAAAACACGAACGCgtattatatattattaaatACAAAAGTCCAACCACATGTCAAATGTCGCTAGTTGCAATATAATCTTCTAAGGTCATAATTGATTAAAGTATCAAATGTGGCTGCTAAAATGACTCAAAAGAAATTAAAGTATCAGCTCGAGGTGGGTCCTGACACAAAGACTACCTCCTTGTCCTTGAACAAGTTCGTCGACCTAAAATTGATATCTTTTACACCAAGAAATTAGAATTATTATAAAGGAATATATTCATACGCTATAGTCCGACTAATAAAAACACGTATTATATATTATTACAAATCAACGTGCATTAacaaagaaatataaaaggaaATGCCGGATTTGTCAACTTGATGTCGAGAGCAGTGACATAATCGCCGTCCAATTGGAAGATTCTCGAATCAATATGTACAAGAAAGGAAGAGAAGTTGAATATCTCCATGTCCGGAGTCTTTGACGACTGCTTCTCCTCTGCATTTTCTGTCTATAAATACTCAATCTGCTAGTCTGCTTCTTCACCCACTattcacactcacactcaccgCTTTTTGTAACCTTAGAAACTTTGTTCAAATCTGATCAGCCTTCAATGGCGGATGAGGTGGTGTTGTTGGGTTTCTGGTCAAGCCCATTTGGGATAAGACTGAGGATTGCTCTGGCTGAGAAGGGCATTGTGTATGAGTACAAAGAAGAGGATATTTGGAACAAGAGCCCACTGTTGCTGCAGATGAACCCGGTTCACAAGAAGATCCCGGTTCTCATTCACAATGGAAAACCGGTCTCCGAGTCCCTCATTGCGCTTCAGTACATTGACGAAGTTTGGAATGATAAGGCTCCACTCTTGCCCTCTGACTCTTACCTCAGAGCCCAGGCCAGGTTCTGGGCTGACTTCGTCGACAAGAAGGTGATTTTTACTcattaatttacttatttgcagtatttttgttttgctttgaaTATTTTTGGTTTGAAACAATTGAAAACATGGGAAATAGATCATCTGgttatattttttatgtttaaatgTTGAGAGTATCTGGCATAAGTGCTTAAAACCACACACGTTGCTAATTGGTTTTAGGTTAAATGCTTACGGATATTTGAGCTGGTAATTAAACAATGTTGTTTCagaattttaagattaaaagtGTTTAGGGTGTAACGGTTTTACCATTTAGGATTTGTATTAGAAGGAAAACTAAATGGAAATTAGATCTCTGTTTATGTTTTCATGGTTAATATTACGCTCGCTTTTAAAACATGGTTGATTAAGGTTTCATGTTACAGTTTCGGGTTTAAGGTTTAAGGTTTGTGATGTATATTTGAAAGATATCAGCAGAAGATCTGAACTTGCTCAAAACAATGTATATTAATTTCCCTGAATTTTTGGGGATGTGAAATGCAGATATTTGAGTTTGGGAGGAAGCTTTGGGCAACCAAAGGAGAAGAACAAAATGCAGCAATAAAAGAATTTCTCGACTTCATTGGCGTGTTAGAAAGAGAGCTTGGAGACAAGCCTTTCTTTGGGGGGGACACCCTCGGATTCGTGGACGTGACGCTTATTTCATACTATAGCTGGTTTCTTGAGTATGAGAAATTTGGCAACTTTAGTGTTGAGGCAGAGCACCCAGAATTTATTGCCTGGGTTAAGAGGTGCATGGAGAAGGAGAGCGTGTCCAAGTCACTTCCCGAGCAGGAAAAGGTCTACGATTACGCaatgtttttaaggaaaaagtTTGGAATTGAGTAGATTTTGGTCGAAGCCTGCAAGAAGCTATTGATGATCAGTGTCATTCCAACTTGTTTGGTCGTGTGGTTGTTCTGTCTTTCAAGATTCAACCCGTTTTGGGTTGTTGAACTAGAATAAAAGGGCACTTGACAAGCCTTGTACTGTAAGAGGCACTGTATTGTGCCTCAGGTCGTATGTTTATTTTGCTTATGTAGTCGGCTTATCACACCTGTCAACTTGTTATGTAAGGGATCTAAATCTACTTGATCAAATTTCTTATTTTGTAACCACTTCATATCCAACAATGGATTATTGGTTGCCACTAATTGTGTTTAATTATGAGTCTATCTCTCTTATCAGGTAACAAAGACCAAAATTTATTGGCCAATTCTTGTTTCATAACCGTATAGAATCAACCAGTAATATCTTCTACATATACATTTATGTTCTTGTAATTTGATTCATAAATCATTTTTGTCAATATAGTGCACATCCGGTCAACAAGTGACTTGTCCGTACCTATATGAACCTACTTCATGAGATCCCCATGCACATAAGTTTAAGTTTATGCATTAATTTGATATAATCTTGGCCAATTAGCCGCAATAGACATGTTGTGATATTTGGTTGCACTTTTGATTACACTTCCTAAAAATTGCTCTTTTGATGAATTTTGCCTGTGAAAAGTTCATAGTGCCCTTCATTAATAAAAAAGGGTGCGACAATATAGACACCCAACTTCCAACGACACCCCCCACCCCTCCTTCGTTTTTGATGATTAACTACCACTTAGACAACACCACAACGATACCACAACTACActctaataatttaaaaaaaagaaaaattaatgaaaaagacttgaaaactttgcgttttaacgataaggacaaaataaagggtaaagtgaatagtaccaagattgactttttaatgttaaaatgtggtttttcgttaaagtgaacagtaccgggagcttttcgttaaagttcccttaaaaaaaaacgACCAAAAACTCATTTTCAAAGAACCTCATTTAACCAAAAAGGACTTACATTTCGATTTGATTTAAACCAAAAGCCTCATGATTTAGAACAACCACTGCAACAACAATAATCTGAGAAGCTACAAACTCCAACGATACTCCTCATTTTATGATTTTAAACCCAGCACAACCATAACAACAATCTAATGACACCACAACGCTGCTCCTACTTTTATGATTTTGAACCAACACAATCACAACAACAATCTAATGATGTCCAAATGATACACCcccgtttttattttattttgaacaaCCTCAGCCGCAATAATTCATTGAAGGAACCCTCACCTTCTTCATTCCCCAACCACCAAAACCAAATTTCAAATCCAAAAATCGAATAATGAGCTAAAGCAAgatgagagacagagagacagagagagaagaagaagaagaatggatCAGAGAGGTGGAGTAATAAGAAGCTTACCTACTTCCATGGTGTCCTAGATGTTATTCGCCGCTCCAAATTTGATTAGTCAAAGAGGAGCAACCAAAGAAGGGATTTGACGGTGTTGTTGGGTGttgctggttttttttttatcaatgaagGGCAGTATGGGCTTTTCACATGCAAAATTGATCAAAAGAGCG
This genomic interval from Malus domestica chromosome 05, GDT2T_hap1 contains the following:
- the LOC103452956 gene encoding probable glutathione S-transferase encodes the protein MADEVVLLGFWSSPFGIRLRIALAEKGIVYEYKEEDIWNKSPLLLQMNPVHKKIPVLIHNGKPVSESLIALQYIDEVWNDKAPLLPSDSYLRAQARFWADFVDKKIFEFGRKLWATKGEEQNAAIKEFLDFIGVLERELGDKPFFGGDTLGFVDVTLISYYSWFLEYEKFGNFSVEAEHPEFIAWVKRCMEKESVSKSLPEQEKVYDYAMFLRKKFGIE